A genome region from Neptunomonas japonica JAMM 1380 includes the following:
- a CDS encoding MarR family winged helix-turn-helix transcriptional regulator produces MNTTPYWQEVLVSLRRIIRATDMQSKRIMKTCGLTIPQVMVLRAIATLGDVTVKRISDDVSLSQATVTTILNRLEDRKFVERVRSIKDRRIVNARLTESGKATLTSAPPLLHEEFINRFESLDDQGKIKILSSLQQVATMMDAESIDAAPLLDIAAPAKDSIPEEK; encoded by the coding sequence ATGAATACCACTCCGTACTGGCAAGAAGTCTTAGTATCACTTCGCAGGATTATTCGCGCCACTGACATGCAGTCTAAACGCATCATGAAAACCTGCGGGTTAACTATTCCTCAGGTCATGGTATTGCGCGCTATTGCTACACTAGGCGACGTTACTGTTAAAAGAATTTCTGATGATGTTTCGCTAAGCCAAGCAACAGTGACAACGATTCTTAATCGTCTTGAAGACCGCAAGTTCGTTGAACGTGTAAGAAGCATAAAAGATAGACGAATTGTCAATGCACGGCTAACAGAGTCAGGCAAAGCAACACTGACATCAGCTCCGCCTCTTCTGCACGAAGAGTTTATAAATCGCTTTGAAAGTTTGGATGATCAAGGAAAGATTAAAATTCTCTCTTCCTTGCAACAGGTAGCAACAATGATGGATGCAGAATCTATCGATGCAGCGCCCCTACTTGATATAGCAGCTCCGGCAAAAGATTCTATTCCAGAAGAAAAGTAA
- a CDS encoding 4a-hydroxytetrahydrobiopterin dehydratase gives MSKLASLHCEACRAGAPLVTQEELQEFMPQIPEWCIETRNNILQLERSFAFGNFVDAMAFSQKIADLAEAESHHPAVLTEWGKVTVTWWTHKIKGLHRNDLICAAKTDLLVS, from the coding sequence ATGAGTAAGCTGGCTAGTTTACATTGTGAGGCTTGTCGTGCCGGAGCTCCTTTGGTTACACAAGAAGAGTTGCAAGAGTTTATGCCGCAAATACCTGAATGGTGCATAGAAACACGTAACAACATCCTTCAATTGGAGCGAAGTTTTGCATTTGGAAATTTTGTTGATGCGATGGCGTTCTCGCAAAAAATAGCTGACCTTGCAGAAGCAGAATCACACCATCCTGCTGTTTTAACTGAGTGGGGAAAAGTGACGGTGACATGGTGGACACATAAAATTAAGGGTTTACACCGCAATGATCTGATTTGTGCAGCAAAAACAGACTTGCTTGTTTCTTGA
- a CDS encoding ABC transporter substrate-binding protein has translation MKSMKPMLMAVPLLLASAFTQADTSCGKVTIADMNWSSASLIANIDRFILENGYGCEAELVPGDTMPTGTAMIEKGEPDIAPEMWSNSMKDALDKGVAEKRLRFAGNSLSDGGEEGFWVPQYMVDKDPSLATIEGVIKSAAMFKHPEDPDQSAFYGCPAGWNCQISSGNIFSALKLKDAGFDLIDPGSGAGLSGSIAKAFARQEPWFGYYWAPTAVLGKYKMVKVDFGSGVDKEEFINCSSNIDCLEPKVTMYPPSLVQTVTTESFAAKSPAAYDYLSKRSFKNDKMNELLAWMEDNQADGDVAMEYYLTNNKDDWMKWVPANVAGKVQKALDSL, from the coding sequence ATGAAATCAATGAAGCCGATGTTAATGGCAGTGCCGCTGTTGCTTGCGAGTGCTTTTACGCAAGCTGATACTAGTTGTGGAAAAGTCACCATTGCAGATATGAACTGGAGCTCTGCCAGTTTGATCGCCAATATTGACCGTTTTATCCTTGAGAATGGCTATGGTTGTGAAGCCGAGCTTGTTCCTGGCGATACCATGCCAACAGGTACCGCCATGATCGAAAAAGGTGAACCAGATATTGCTCCAGAAATGTGGAGTAACTCTATGAAGGACGCCTTAGATAAAGGTGTGGCTGAGAAGCGTTTACGTTTTGCGGGTAATTCGTTATCTGATGGCGGTGAGGAAGGTTTTTGGGTTCCTCAGTATATGGTAGATAAAGATCCGAGCTTGGCAACAATCGAAGGTGTTATTAAAAGTGCCGCGATGTTTAAGCACCCAGAAGACCCGGACCAATCCGCGTTTTATGGCTGTCCAGCTGGGTGGAATTGCCAGATTTCTTCAGGAAATATATTTTCTGCTCTAAAACTGAAAGATGCAGGGTTTGATCTGATTGATCCAGGTTCAGGTGCTGGTTTGTCCGGTTCAATAGCTAAAGCCTTCGCGCGTCAGGAACCATGGTTTGGATATTATTGGGCACCTACCGCCGTACTTGGTAAGTACAAAATGGTTAAAGTTGACTTTGGATCAGGCGTAGATAAAGAAGAGTTTATTAACTGTTCATCAAATATAGATTGCCTTGAGCCTAAAGTTACAATGTACCCGCCTTCGCTAGTACAAACCGTCACTACAGAGAGTTTTGCAGCTAAATCTCCTGCGGCTTACGATTACCTATCAAAGCGTTCATTTAAGAATGACAAGATGAACGAACTGCTTGCTTGGATGGAAGATAACCAAGCAGATGGTGATGTGGCGATGGAGTATTACCTGACCAATAACAAAGATGATTGGATGAAATGGGTTCCTGCGAATGTTGCAGGCAAAGTGCAAAAAGCACTGGATAGCCTGTAA
- the pdxJ gene encoding pyridoxine 5'-phosphate synthase, with translation MVEPSRLLLGINIDHVATLRQARGTRYPDTVLAAALAEEAGADGITVHLREDRRHIQDRDIYMLKDTLQTRMNFEMAVTEEMIAIASEVKPSHCCLVPEKREELTTEGGLDVVGQLEKIKSATQRLAANQIEVSLFIDPDNAQIDATIACGAPVIELHTGAYADADNSQAQKFELERIQKAAAYAYEKGLIVNAGHGLHYHNVEQIAEIPQLNELNIGHGIIARAVFVGLKEAVSEMRKLMQSTQARVQHQRDALLK, from the coding sequence GTGGTTGAGCCAAGCCGTTTGCTTTTAGGTATAAACATTGATCATGTGGCGACTCTGCGACAAGCAAGAGGGACACGTTACCCCGATACCGTATTGGCTGCCGCCTTAGCAGAAGAAGCCGGTGCAGATGGTATTACCGTTCATTTGCGCGAAGATAGACGCCACATTCAGGATCGTGATATCTACATGCTCAAAGATACGCTGCAAACGCGTATGAATTTTGAAATGGCTGTGACGGAAGAGATGATTGCTATCGCATCTGAAGTAAAGCCATCGCACTGCTGCTTAGTGCCAGAAAAGCGTGAAGAGCTAACGACAGAAGGCGGTTTGGATGTTGTAGGGCAGTTAGAAAAGATTAAATCAGCGACACAGCGCTTAGCCGCTAATCAAATTGAAGTGTCGCTTTTTATTGACCCTGACAATGCTCAGATTGATGCGACGATAGCTTGTGGCGCTCCAGTGATTGAATTGCATACTGGTGCTTATGCCGATGCTGATAACTCTCAAGCCCAGAAGTTTGAGCTTGAGCGTATTCAAAAAGCAGCCGCTTATGCTTACGAAAAAGGCCTAATCGTAAACGCAGGCCATGGTTTGCACTATCATAACGTTGAGCAGATTGCCGAGATTCCTCAACTTAATGAGCTCAATATAGGGCATGGGATTATTGCTCGAGCTGTTTTCGTTGGTTTAAAAGAAGCCGTATCTGAAATGCGTAAGTTAATGCAAAGCACACAAGCGCGTGTGCAGCATCAGCGAGATGCCTTACTTAAATGA
- a CDS encoding TlpA disulfide reductase family protein has product MFELLPLHSSFADDADALSLAPSPLAALPTRSIYLQGQRSLIYFFAPWCSICKFSMGNLAHLEGELPVVAVALDYRDEQEVADFVKGLDIDIPVLLGNVEIARAYKIKAFPTYYIINAEGKIEMSSMGYSTELGLKIRASL; this is encoded by the coding sequence ATGTTTGAATTGTTGCCGCTTCATTCATCATTTGCAGATGATGCTGATGCATTGTCTCTAGCGCCATCTCCTTTAGCAGCTCTTCCTACACGTTCTATTTATTTACAGGGCCAGCGTTCCTTAATTTATTTTTTTGCACCTTGGTGCTCTATCTGCAAATTTAGTATGGGCAACCTCGCTCACCTTGAAGGCGAGTTGCCAGTTGTTGCTGTTGCTTTGGATTATAGAGATGAGCAGGAAGTTGCAGACTTTGTTAAGGGGTTGGATATCGATATTCCCGTACTATTAGGGAATGTTGAGATTGCCCGCGCTTATAAAATTAAGGCTTTTCCTACTTACTATATTATTAACGCTGAAGGTAAAATAGAGATGTCGAGCATGGGTTATAGCACTGAACTTGGTTTGAAGATCAGAGCTAGCTTGTAA
- a CDS encoding quaternary amine ABC transporter ATP-binding protein, whose amino-acid sequence MPEPLITIEGLYKVFGKNPESVMPMVHEGRSKDDILAETGHTLGLKDINLTINKGEIFVIMGLSGSGKSTLIRHFNRLIDPTEGVIKVENTDVMKLQPKELENFRRHKMSMVFQRFGLMPHRTVLENVGYGLSIQGQSKAVWSAKAKEWLDTVGLAGYEAQYPAQLSGGQQQRVGLARALCTDAEILLMDEAFSALDPLIRSEMQDQLIELQDTLHKTIIFITHDLDEALRIGDRIAILKDGEMVQQGTPDEILLNPANDYVEAFVKDVNRARALTVETVMKPPSRRITADTIEEALIQMKAIKGDYGYYVNDDGYQGVVTQDALEACCDDASTSQEMDDTVWEDLPSISPDAMLESVIPETLDADYSLPVVDEEGNLKGELSKSNLAEVLGGAEKKSEDRV is encoded by the coding sequence ATGCCTGAACCACTAATTACAATTGAAGGCCTTTATAAAGTCTTTGGTAAAAATCCAGAGTCAGTCATGCCAATGGTGCATGAAGGGCGCTCAAAAGACGATATTCTTGCTGAAACGGGGCATACGTTAGGCTTAAAAGATATCAATTTGACGATTAATAAAGGTGAAATTTTTGTCATCATGGGCTTGTCAGGCTCAGGAAAATCGACTCTCATTCGTCACTTCAATCGCTTGATTGACCCTACTGAAGGCGTAATTAAAGTAGAAAATACCGATGTCATGAAGCTTCAGCCTAAAGAGCTGGAGAATTTCAGAAGACATAAAATGTCGATGGTATTTCAGCGCTTTGGTTTAATGCCGCACCGGACAGTGCTTGAAAATGTTGGCTATGGTTTGTCTATTCAAGGGCAAAGCAAGGCTGTTTGGTCAGCTAAAGCTAAAGAGTGGTTAGACACGGTTGGTTTAGCTGGATATGAAGCACAATACCCTGCACAACTGTCTGGTGGGCAACAGCAGCGTGTTGGGTTAGCGCGTGCTCTGTGTACAGATGCTGAAATACTGTTAATGGATGAGGCTTTCTCTGCCTTAGATCCCCTCATTCGTAGTGAGATGCAGGATCAGTTGATCGAGCTGCAGGATACACTGCACAAAACTATTATCTTTATTACACATGACCTTGATGAGGCTTTACGCATTGGTGACCGTATTGCCATCTTAAAAGATGGTGAAATGGTCCAGCAAGGAACACCAGATGAAATTCTGCTTAACCCTGCCAATGACTATGTAGAAGCTTTCGTTAAAGATGTTAACCGGGCAAGAGCGTTAACGGTTGAGACCGTTATGAAACCGCCATCTCGACGTATTACTGCAGATACCATTGAAGAAGCGCTTATACAAATGAAGGCGATCAAAGGTGACTATGGCTATTATGTCAATGATGATGGATATCAAGGTGTAGTTACGCAGGATGCGCTTGAAGCTTGTTGTGATGATGCCTCGACCTCTCAAGAGATGGATGACACCGTCTGGGAAGACCTACCTAGTATTTCACCTGATGCTATGTTGGAAAGTGTTATTCCGGAAACATTGGATGCTGATTATTCACTGCCAGTAGTTGATGAAGAAGGAAACCTCAAAGGTGAACTGTCTAAAAGTAATTTGGCTGAAGTCTTGGGCGGCGCAGAGAAAAAGTCTGAAGATCGGGTCTAA
- a CDS encoding spermidine synthase: protein MSIPGKEIYRGYDEFGVIRVLDDGNKRYLSFGDVDEQSCWLKSEPHIPQHEYVRAMLLVLLFCEPKRCISLGLGAGSLNSCLHFNFPSLKQEVVELRAGVIDAAYKYFQLPRSKRLLLHQMDAQDFLQCVESKKADIIFSDIYGADGLDEQQLRPDFIHECYYRLKSGGWLVLNCWRDHQGEATIDTLRELFPDIRSCATQSGNWLIFAGTSIDTQSAKQLKVRARELSQPLGFSLSRALNKLETH, encoded by the coding sequence ATGTCGATTCCCGGAAAAGAGATTTATCGTGGCTACGATGAATTTGGTGTTATACGGGTTTTAGATGACGGCAATAAGCGTTACCTTTCTTTTGGCGATGTTGATGAGCAAAGCTGCTGGCTAAAAAGCGAGCCCCATATCCCGCAGCACGAATATGTACGTGCGATGCTGTTAGTTTTATTATTCTGTGAGCCCAAGCGGTGTATAAGTCTTGGGTTAGGTGCAGGAAGTTTGAATAGCTGCCTACATTTTAATTTCCCCTCGTTAAAGCAAGAGGTCGTTGAGCTGCGTGCAGGTGTCATAGACGCTGCTTATAAGTACTTCCAATTACCACGGAGTAAAAGACTGCTTTTGCATCAGATGGATGCACAAGACTTTTTGCAATGCGTTGAAAGTAAAAAAGCAGATATCATTTTTAGTGATATTTATGGCGCTGATGGGTTGGATGAACAGCAGCTGCGGCCTGATTTTATACATGAGTGCTATTATCGATTAAAATCCGGTGGCTGGTTGGTGTTAAATTGCTGGCGTGATCATCAAGGCGAAGCCACTATCGATACGTTACGTGAATTGTTTCCTGATATACGTAGTTGTGCAACTCAAAGTGGTAATTGGTTGATTTTCGCGGGTACGAGTATTGATACTCAGTCAGCCAAACAGCTTAAAGTGCGAGCGCGAGAACTTAGTCAGCCGTTGGGTTTTTCTTTATCTCGCGCTTTGAATAAGTTAGAAACCCATTAA
- the cysM gene encoding cysteine synthase CysM, with the protein MSTEFPTIADYVGKTPLVRLQRLGGNSRGNVILCKLEGNNPAGSVKDRPALSMIELAEQRGDIKPGDTLIEATSGNTGIALAMAAAIKGYKMVLIMPDNMSMERKTAMTAYGAELISVTKEQGMEFARDLALDMQKNGQGTVLDQFANQDNPVAHYTGTGPELWEQTQGRITHFVSSMGTTGTIMGTSRFLKEKNSLVNIVGLQPEDGSQIPGIRRWPKEYLPSIYDETRVDQVLDISQQDAEVTMRDLATQEGIFCGVSSGGAVAGAIQLSEQVENAVIVCIICDRGDRYLSTGVFDPI; encoded by the coding sequence ATGAGTACAGAGTTTCCCACAATAGCTGACTATGTAGGAAAAACCCCATTGGTTCGTTTACAACGCCTTGGCGGTAATTCGCGTGGTAATGTGATTCTTTGTAAGCTCGAAGGTAATAACCCCGCAGGCTCGGTTAAAGACCGTCCCGCGTTAAGTATGATTGAGCTTGCAGAGCAGCGCGGCGATATTAAGCCGGGTGATACGCTAATTGAAGCTACGTCGGGTAATACCGGCATTGCTTTAGCGATGGCCGCTGCTATTAAGGGCTATAAAATGGTGCTTATCATGCCCGATAATATGAGCATGGAGCGCAAAACGGCGATGACAGCATATGGTGCTGAGCTTATATCAGTAACAAAAGAGCAAGGCATGGAGTTTGCCCGTGATCTCGCTTTGGATATGCAGAAAAATGGACAAGGTACGGTATTAGATCAGTTTGCAAATCAGGATAATCCAGTAGCGCATTATACAGGGACAGGGCCCGAGCTGTGGGAGCAAACTCAAGGACGTATTACTCACTTTGTAAGCTCAATGGGCACCACCGGCACAATCATGGGTACTTCACGTTTTCTAAAAGAGAAAAATTCTTTAGTGAATATCGTTGGTTTACAGCCTGAGGATGGCTCTCAAATTCCAGGCATTCGTCGCTGGCCTAAAGAGTATTTACCGAGCATTTATGATGAAACACGCGTTGATCAAGTATTGGATATTTCACAGCAAGATGCTGAAGTCACGATGCGAGATTTAGCGACTCAAGAAGGTATTTTTTGTGGAGTCTCATCCGGTGGTGCGGTCGCTGGTGCAATACAGCTCAGCGAACAGGTCGAAAATGCGGTTATTGTTTGTATAATTTGCGATCGTGGTGATAGGTACTTGTCAACCGGGGTGTTTGACCCCATATAA
- the relA gene encoding GTP diphosphokinase — translation MVKVRDDHPIHDDGTVDLDLWLWRLEQQVEIEDMEQVRLACDIAKQVHDQAEITSNNSYLTGLEMAQIMAELQQDEESIIAAILYRSVREDKLKLDTVKNQFGPVIGSLIHGVLQMAAIGSRANPRVEHTVLGANARQIDTVRKMLVAMIDDVRVALIKIAERTSAIRGVKESSRRKRFLVAREVFDIYAPLAHRLGIGHIKWELEDLSFRYLKPNDYKHVAQLLDEKRLDRQDFIETVVSTLKRDLGAQKIDADVNGRAKHIYSIWRKMQRKNIEFSQVYDVRAVRILVPEIRDCYTALGIVHGLWRNIPHEFDDYIASPKPNGYRSLHTAVFGPEGKVLEIQIRTPEMHEEAELGVCAHHLYKGTDTHSKSDAYEDKIAWLRQVLEWHEDLGDTEGFGDILRGDVVQDRLYVFTPGGHVIDMPLGSTPLDFAYRVHTEIGHRCRGAKVNGRIISLNKPLKTGDQVEILTGKEEQPRRDWLNTNIGYLTTSRARAKVAHWFKLQDRDKNEEAGRHMVEREFKRLAISMNEVDMRLLAQEVNYKSSEDVFSALGAGDIRLSQILNAAQRQVETSSHDEQLDLALPATSREKQKRTTEAGIRILGVGNLLTTIASCCKPVPGDLIVGFITQGRGVSIHREDCTNLLSLRENEAERVVAVDWDEGNETTYPVDINIEAYDRSGLLHDVMMVLANENLNILSANTLTDKNSNVARLSLTVEISRLELLGRLMDKINQLPNVVDVHRQRNGFSQ, via the coding sequence ATGGTTAAAGTGCGTGATGATCATCCCATTCATGATGATGGAACTGTTGATCTTGATTTGTGGCTGTGGCGTTTGGAGCAGCAAGTAGAAATTGAAGATATGGAGCAGGTGAGACTTGCCTGCGATATTGCAAAACAAGTTCATGATCAGGCAGAAATAACATCCAATAATAGTTATCTTACGGGCCTTGAAATGGCTCAAATCATGGCTGAATTGCAGCAAGATGAAGAATCTATTATTGCTGCAATTTTGTATCGAAGTGTTCGTGAGGACAAACTAAAGCTCGATACGGTTAAGAATCAATTTGGCCCTGTTATCGGCTCATTAATTCATGGCGTTTTACAGATGGCGGCTATTGGTAGCCGAGCTAACCCGCGTGTAGAGCATACTGTTTTAGGCGCTAATGCACGCCAAATTGACACCGTGCGTAAGATGCTGGTGGCTATGATTGATGATGTGCGTGTTGCACTTATTAAGATTGCCGAACGTACGAGTGCTATTCGTGGCGTTAAAGAATCTTCACGTAGAAAACGTTTCCTTGTTGCTCGTGAAGTATTTGATATCTACGCACCTCTTGCTCATCGCTTGGGCATTGGGCATATCAAATGGGAATTGGAAGATCTCTCCTTTCGTTATTTAAAACCAAATGACTATAAGCATGTTGCTCAGCTTCTTGATGAGAAGCGTCTGGATCGCCAGGACTTCATCGAGACCGTTGTGAGTACTTTAAAAAGAGATCTTGGTGCTCAGAAAATTGATGCAGATGTAAATGGGCGAGCTAAACACATCTATAGCATCTGGAGAAAGATGCAGCGCAAGAATATTGAGTTTAGCCAAGTCTATGATGTGCGTGCTGTTCGTATATTAGTGCCTGAAATTAGAGACTGTTATACCGCACTGGGTATTGTGCATGGTTTATGGCGAAATATACCGCATGAGTTTGATGATTATATAGCATCGCCAAAGCCTAATGGTTATAGGTCTTTGCATACCGCGGTATTTGGACCCGAAGGTAAGGTGCTGGAAATACAAATTCGCACTCCTGAGATGCATGAAGAGGCTGAATTAGGCGTGTGTGCTCATCATCTTTATAAAGGTACAGATACGCACTCTAAAAGTGATGCTTATGAAGATAAGATTGCATGGCTAAGGCAGGTATTAGAGTGGCATGAGGATCTTGGTGATACTGAAGGTTTTGGTGATATTTTACGAGGTGATGTTGTTCAAGATCGGCTCTATGTGTTCACGCCTGGAGGGCATGTGATTGATATGCCGTTGGGCTCAACCCCCTTGGATTTTGCTTATCGGGTACATACTGAAATAGGGCATCGTTGTCGTGGTGCAAAGGTAAATGGCCGTATTATCTCCTTGAATAAGCCTTTGAAAACGGGAGATCAAGTAGAGATATTGACTGGTAAAGAAGAGCAGCCACGACGAGACTGGCTGAACACCAATATTGGTTATTTAACAACATCTAGAGCACGCGCCAAAGTAGCACACTGGTTTAAGCTGCAAGATAGAGATAAGAATGAGGAAGCCGGTCGCCATATGGTTGAGCGGGAGTTCAAGCGTTTGGCCATTTCAATGAATGAAGTTGATATGAGGCTCCTTGCTCAGGAAGTGAATTATAAGTCATCAGAAGATGTTTTTTCTGCGCTCGGTGCAGGAGATATTCGTTTATCTCAAATATTGAACGCAGCTCAGAGGCAGGTAGAAACAAGCTCTCATGATGAACAATTAGATTTAGCATTGCCAGCTACTTCTAGAGAAAAGCAAAAGAGAACAACCGAAGCAGGGATACGTATTCTCGGTGTAGGTAACCTGCTAACGACGATCGCTTCATGCTGTAAGCCCGTGCCTGGCGACTTGATTGTCGGTTTTATTACCCAAGGAAGAGGTGTGTCAATTCACCGTGAGGATTGTACAAATCTTCTAAGCTTACGAGAGAACGAAGCTGAGCGTGTGGTAGCTGTTGATTGGGATGAAGGTAATGAAACGACCTACCCCGTTGATATTAACATTGAAGCCTATGATCGTTCGGGCTTACTGCACGACGTTATGATGGTATTAGCGAATGAAAATCTCAATATATTATCGGCTAATACCTTAACGGATAAAAACAGTAATGTTGCACGCCTTTCGCTTACTGTTGAGATCTCACGCTTGGAATTGTTGGGACGTCTTATGGATAAAATTAACCAGTTACCTAATGTGGTTGATGTACACCGTCAACGAAATGGCTTTTCTCAATGA
- the acpS gene encoding holo-ACP synthase produces MPYLNDISKMIRGIGTDILQLERARNALKRTPGLAKRVLTPSELDSYEQSSVGVSFFAKRFAAKEAIVKALGTGIGRGVSWQHIEIINNDLGKPEVTLSAGAQEHAKRQGIATMHISYSDEQDYVVAFAVAESA; encoded by the coding sequence ATGCCTTACTTAAATGATATTAGTAAAATGATTCGCGGTATAGGTACCGATATCTTGCAACTTGAACGAGCCCGCAATGCGCTTAAGCGTACGCCGGGCTTGGCTAAGCGGGTACTAACACCATCAGAGTTAGATTCTTACGAGCAATCAAGTGTTGGCGTATCATTTTTTGCAAAGCGTTTTGCAGCAAAAGAGGCCATTGTCAAAGCCTTGGGTACCGGTATAGGGCGTGGTGTTAGTTGGCAGCATATTGAGATTATTAATAATGATCTAGGTAAGCCTGAAGTTACGCTGTCAGCGGGGGCTCAAGAACATGCAAAGCGCCAAGGTATTGCGACTATGCATATTTCCTATAGTGATGAGCAAGATTACGTAGTCGCTTTTGCAGTAGCCGAGTCCGCTTAA
- a CDS encoding ABC transporter permease gives MAESSWLTKFPQMDRVDLLEIRKGLDSAYREFSREYGEVIESLFDPLLAFLVWFEKLLLTTPWIIVVAAVAGLVYLVSRSWKLSLGVVVSFLAIGYFGMWDNTMRTLSIITVCTLMAIGLGIPIGIVMARSDKARSVITPMLDIMQTMPAFVYLIPVVMLLGIGKIPGVIAVIIYAIPPVIRLTNLGIRLVDSEVMEAATAYGANPTQRLFGVQLPLAMPTIMAGINQTIMMALSMVVIASMIGVKGLGQPVLKSITNQYFTLGLFNGLAIVALAIIFDRVSQAYAKRTQRHMQGIDNA, from the coding sequence ATGGCTGAGTCGTCATGGTTAACAAAATTTCCCCAGATGGACCGTGTAGACCTACTTGAAATTCGTAAAGGGTTGGATTCAGCTTATCGTGAATTCTCCAGAGAGTACGGGGAAGTTATTGAGTCTTTGTTTGACCCTTTACTTGCCTTTCTAGTTTGGTTTGAAAAGCTTCTTCTGACAACTCCTTGGATAATTGTCGTTGCCGCAGTGGCCGGTTTAGTCTATTTAGTAAGTCGTTCATGGAAGCTGTCATTAGGTGTAGTTGTTTCATTCCTGGCTATTGGTTATTTTGGGATGTGGGATAACACCATGAGGACTTTGAGCATCATCACGGTCTGTACCTTGATGGCTATTGGCTTAGGAATTCCTATAGGAATTGTTATGGCACGCTCCGATAAGGCTCGTAGTGTTATTACACCTATGTTAGATATCATGCAAACGATGCCTGCTTTCGTATATTTGATACCCGTGGTTATGCTGCTGGGAATCGGAAAAATACCGGGTGTTATCGCCGTTATTATTTATGCAATCCCTCCTGTTATTCGTTTAACTAATCTTGGAATACGTTTGGTTGATTCTGAGGTAATGGAAGCTGCTACGGCTTACGGTGCAAATCCCACTCAACGATTGTTTGGTGTTCAGCTACCCTTAGCAATGCCCACGATCATGGCAGGTATTAATCAGACGATTATGATGGCGCTTTCTATGGTTGTTATTGCCTCTATGATAGGTGTCAAAGGCTTAGGGCAGCCTGTATTGAAATCGATCACTAATCAATATTTTACGTTAGGTTTGTTTAACGGCTTGGCAATTGTTGCTCTTGCTATTATTTTTGACCGTGTTTCACAAGCTTATGCAAAACGAACCCAACGACATATGCAGGGTATAGATAATGCCTGA
- the mazG gene encoding nucleoside triphosphate pyrophosphohydrolase: protein MNHTYALPDLIYLMERLRDPKHGCPWDLKQDFGSIVPHTLEEAYEVADTIERKDWAHLEDELGDLLFQVIFYSQLGKEQSLFEFNSVVNQLVTKLIRRHPHVFPDGQLTTLPGSVSLSGEEVNAAWEHIKQQERIGKKKARILDDVPKGLPALSRADKLQKRASQVGFDWNDPLLVLDKIEEEIAELREAIQQGNQDEILDEMGDVIFAQVNLARHLGVKAEIALRSTNQKFERRFSHVEACVESSGKAWDEYALDELDQFWDEAKQKGL, encoded by the coding sequence ATGAATCACACTTATGCATTGCCGGACTTGATCTATTTAATGGAGCGGCTTCGTGATCCAAAGCATGGTTGTCCCTGGGATCTTAAGCAAGATTTTGGCTCGATTGTTCCTCATACGTTGGAAGAAGCGTATGAGGTAGCTGACACCATTGAGCGTAAAGACTGGGCGCATTTAGAAGATGAATTAGGTGATCTATTATTCCAAGTTATCTTTTATAGCCAGCTTGGTAAAGAGCAGTCCTTATTTGAGTTTAACTCAGTGGTTAATCAGTTAGTTACTAAGCTTATCCGCCGTCATCCACATGTGTTTCCTGATGGGCAGTTAACCACACTGCCCGGTTCAGTCTCGCTTTCAGGTGAAGAAGTTAATGCTGCATGGGAGCATATTAAGCAGCAAGAACGTATTGGGAAAAAGAAAGCCCGCATTTTGGATGATGTTCCTAAAGGGCTGCCGGCGTTAAGTCGCGCTGATAAGCTTCAAAAGCGTGCTTCACAGGTAGGTTTTGATTGGAATGATCCGTTATTGGTATTGGATAAAATAGAGGAAGAAATTGCTGAGCTACGTGAAGCGATTCAGCAAGGTAACCAAGATGAAATTCTTGATGAAATGGGTGATGTTATTTTTGCTCAGGTTAACTTGGCCCGTCACCTAGGTGTTAAAGCTGAAATAGCGTTACGTTCGACTAATCAGAAGTTTGAGCGGCGCTTTAGTCATGTTGAGGCGTGTGTAGAAAGCTCAGGTAAAGCCTGGGATGAGTATGCTTTGGATGAACTGGATCAGTTTTGGGACGAGGCAAAGCAGAAAGGACTATGA